A stretch of the Pygocentrus nattereri isolate fPygNat1 chromosome 29, fPygNat1.pri, whole genome shotgun sequence genome encodes the following:
- the LOC108426661 gene encoding tripartite motif-containing protein 16-like isoform X1 codes for MAEAALKALDSLNCPICLDLLKDPVAIPCGHSYCLDCIEGCWAQDDHRGIYSCPQCRHSFTPRPVLNKNTMLAELAEGLRKTRLQAAPPAGSPAGSGDVECDVCSGTKLRAVKSCLVCLASYCEAHIQPHYESPALKKHKLVEASMNLQEKICSLHDKLLEVFCRTDQQCVCLLCVMDEHSGHKTVSAAAERSEKQKQLVENQRKFQQRIQQTENKLQELRQAMDNLKCSAQAAVEDSEKIFTELIESIERRRSEVKELIRAQEKTELSQAEDLLKKLEQEIADLRRRDAELEQHSHSEDHIHFLQSFQSLSAPPQPADLPRITISPQFSMEDLRKAVTGMMERVKPELVEFSGVIVSSSMMPDTHQSLEPKTREDFLKYSCQLTLDPNTVHRQLALSERNRKVTVMHQTQTYPDHPERFNGEQQVLCKEGLTGRCYWEVEFSRTYDFYVAVSYKGVSRKGNQCRFGSYDQSWSLICSDFSFFFRHNNKQTELPVKSSSSRIGVYVDHSAGILSFYSVSDTMTLLHRVHTTFTQPLYPGLRVYGYDNVLQICDLN; via the exons ATGGCAGAAGCTGCTCTAAAAGCTCTGGACTCTTTAAACTGTCCGATCTGTCTGGATCTACTGAAGGATCCAGTGGCTATTCCCTGTGGACACAGCTACTGTCTGGACTGTATTGAAGGCTGCTGGGCTCAGGATGATCACAGGGGCATCTACAGCTGCCCCCAGTGCAGACACAGCTTCACTCCAAGGCCTGTTCTCAACAAGAACACCATGCTGGCTGAACTAGCTGAGGGTCTGAGGAAGACGAGGCTCCAAGCTGCTCCTCCTGCTGGATCTCCTGCTGGATCTGGAGATGTGGAGTGTGACGTCTGCAGTGGAACAAAACTCAGAGCTGTTAAATCCTGTCTGGTGTGTCTAGCTTCTTACTGTGAAGCTCATATTCAGCCTCACTATGAATCTCCTGCATTAAAGAAACACAAACTGGTTGAAGCCTCCATGAATCTGCAGGAGAAGATCTGCTCTCTTCATGATAAGCTTCTAGAGGTTTTCTGTCGCACTGATCAGCAGTGTGTATGTCTGCTGTGTGTAATGGATGAACACAGTGGTCATAAGACAGTTTCAGCTGCAGCAGAAAGATCTGAGAAACAG AAGCAGCTGGTGGAGAATCAGAGGAAATTCCAGCAGAGAATCCAGCAGACGGAGAATAAACTGCAGGAGCTGAGACAGGCTATGGACAATCTCAAG TGCTCTGCACAGGCAGCAGTGGAGGACAGTGAGAAGATCTTTACTGAACTGATTGAGTCCATTGAGAGGAGACGCTCTGAGGTGAAagagctgatcagagctcaGGAGAAGACTGAACTGAGTCAGGCTGAAGACCTCCTGAAGAagctggagcaggagattgCTGATCTGAGGAGGAGAGACGCTGAGCTGGAGCAGCATTCACACTCAGAGGATCACATCCATTTCCTCCAG AGTTTCcagtctctctctgctcctcctcaACCTGCAGACTTACCGCGCATCACTATCAGTCCACAGTTCTCCATGGAGGACCTGAGGAAAGCTGTGACTGGAATGATGGAACGAGTCAAACCAGAATTAGTCGAGTTCTCTGGAG TGATTGTATCTTCATCCATGATGCCTGATACTCATCAGTCACTTGAACCAAAGACCAGAGAGGACTTCCTGAAAT ATTCCTGTCAGCTCACTCTGGATCCAAACACAGTACACAGACAACTCGCTCTGTCTGAGAGGAACAGGAAAGTGACAGTGATGCATCAGACTCAAACATACCCTGATCATCCAGAGAGATTTAATGGTGAGCAGCAAGTTCTCTGTAAAGAAGGTCTGActggacgctgttactgggaggttGAGTTTAGCAGGACGTATGATTTTTATGTTGCGGTGTCTTATAAAGGCGTCAGCAGGAAAGGTAATCAGTGTAGATTTGGCTCTTATGATCAGTCGTGGAGTCTGATCTGCTCCGACTTCAGTTTCTTTTTCAGACACAATAATAAACAGACTGAACTCCCTGTAAAGTCCAGCTCCTCCAGAATAGGAGTGTATGTGGATCACAGTGCAGGAATtctgtccttctacagcgtCTCTGACACAATGACCCTCCTCCACAGAGTCCACACCACGTTCACTCAGCCCCTCTATCCTGGATTAAGAGTTTATGGTTATGATAATGTTCTTCAGATCTGTGATCTTAattaa
- the LOC108426661 gene encoding tripartite motif-containing protein 16-like isoform X2 — MAEAALKALDSLNCPICLDLLKDPVAIPCGHSYCLDCIEGCWAQDDHRGIYSCPQCRHSFTPRPVLNKNTMLAELAEGLRKTRLQAAPPAGSPAGSGDVECDVCSGTKLRAVKSCLVCLASYCEAHIQPHYESPALKKHKLVEASMNLQEKICSLHDKLLEVFCRTDQQCVCLLCVMDEHSGHKTVSAAAERSEKQKQLVENQRKFQQRIQQTENKLQELRQAMDNLKCSAQAAVEDSEKIFTELIESIERRRSEVKELIRAQEKTELSQAEDLLKKLEQEIADLRRRDAELEQHSHSEDHIHFLQSFQSLSAPPQPADLPRITISPQFSMEDLRKAVTGMMERVKPELVEFSGVIVSSSMMPDTHQSLEPKTREDFLKYSCQLTLDPNTVHRQLALSERNRKVTVMHQTQTYPDHPERFNVSFSDTIINRLNSL, encoded by the exons ATGGCAGAAGCTGCTCTAAAAGCTCTGGACTCTTTAAACTGTCCGATCTGTCTGGATCTACTGAAGGATCCAGTGGCTATTCCCTGTGGACACAGCTACTGTCTGGACTGTATTGAAGGCTGCTGGGCTCAGGATGATCACAGGGGCATCTACAGCTGCCCCCAGTGCAGACACAGCTTCACTCCAAGGCCTGTTCTCAACAAGAACACCATGCTGGCTGAACTAGCTGAGGGTCTGAGGAAGACGAGGCTCCAAGCTGCTCCTCCTGCTGGATCTCCTGCTGGATCTGGAGATGTGGAGTGTGACGTCTGCAGTGGAACAAAACTCAGAGCTGTTAAATCCTGTCTGGTGTGTCTAGCTTCTTACTGTGAAGCTCATATTCAGCCTCACTATGAATCTCCTGCATTAAAGAAACACAAACTGGTTGAAGCCTCCATGAATCTGCAGGAGAAGATCTGCTCTCTTCATGATAAGCTTCTAGAGGTTTTCTGTCGCACTGATCAGCAGTGTGTATGTCTGCTGTGTGTAATGGATGAACACAGTGGTCATAAGACAGTTTCAGCTGCAGCAGAAAGATCTGAGAAACAG AAGCAGCTGGTGGAGAATCAGAGGAAATTCCAGCAGAGAATCCAGCAGACGGAGAATAAACTGCAGGAGCTGAGACAGGCTATGGACAATCTCAAG TGCTCTGCACAGGCAGCAGTGGAGGACAGTGAGAAGATCTTTACTGAACTGATTGAGTCCATTGAGAGGAGACGCTCTGAGGTGAAagagctgatcagagctcaGGAGAAGACTGAACTGAGTCAGGCTGAAGACCTCCTGAAGAagctggagcaggagattgCTGATCTGAGGAGGAGAGACGCTGAGCTGGAGCAGCATTCACACTCAGAGGATCACATCCATTTCCTCCAG AGTTTCcagtctctctctgctcctcctcaACCTGCAGACTTACCGCGCATCACTATCAGTCCACAGTTCTCCATGGAGGACCTGAGGAAAGCTGTGACTGGAATGATGGAACGAGTCAAACCAGAATTAGTCGAGTTCTCTGGAG TGATTGTATCTTCATCCATGATGCCTGATACTCATCAGTCACTTGAACCAAAGACCAGAGAGGACTTCCTGAAAT ATTCCTGTCAGCTCACTCTGGATCCAAACACAGTACACAGACAACTCGCTCTGTCTGAGAGGAACAGGAAAGTGACAGTGATGCATCAGACTCAAACATACCCTGATCATCCAGAGAGATTTAATG TTTCTTTTTCAGACACAATAATAAACAGACTGAACTCCCTGTAA